The genomic window GTATGTGAAGGGGTTCTCGTAGATCCATGAGTGGGCGATCAACAGCCACCTTTGCCCCACCTCCATGCTGAGTTTGCCGTCAACAACGCCATCTGGACGATGGCCAACTACTAAGCCTATAGCATCCCAAGCTCTTGGAAGCATCTCATCGTCGAGATCAATGAAGTGCTAAGGACGTGATGATAGTGACCATGTCTAAGCTCCTAAAAGCAACTCACTAAGGCGTGCAACGTCCGCACCAATAGCTCAACTGCCTCACATGCGCTAGTGTGTGCTAGGCAGGAGTTCCTCAAGAACGGTGGCGCCAATAAATAAGTTCTTGGGTGCCCCATCGAGAGCCAGGGgtgggaggagctcgtcggtcCGTAGGAGAAGAGGGAAAGAGATGGGTAAGAAAGGTTTTTTTGCATGTGAGTGATATGTGGGTGCCataaattcttttaatttttaaggTTGAATTATCACCGATATGTGGAGCAAACTATATTTTTCCCCTGACTATAATTGCGCGTAAGAGTCACGTCGGATAAAGACAAAGTCAATGTGCTAGTATGCACCACATCAGTTAGAAACAAATGTCAATACTATCAAGGGACTCTTGTACTGGTTTTAAAAGTGAGAGGATGCTACGTACCCAGTTTTGTGCTAGTGATGCGAATTAAACTTGACTCATAATTGAGGAAAATGGactatttttctccctttttagCCGATATCAAGAACTCTTATTGTATAATCCATGACCAATGCAATTTTGGAATCACacattctattccattatctaaagaaCTAAAATAATCCTACTTAATTTGAGGCATATGCTTGGATCACaaatgtttgtttgtttggcaGTGAAGAAATAGATAATTAAAGATTCTTGTGATATATGCGGAGACGATTAAATTATAGGAATGTATCGTTGGGCATCTTGTTTATACATTTTATTCTGAAGACAAATATGCATGTGAAATGAATTTGATATATCTAAAGCTGCATGAATTACCTAGAAAACTTCAGCTGACTGTATATATACGATAAACATACAAAGGGAGTAGATGTAATACTAATTCTTGTGTGTATATGGTGTCTGGTGATTCAATTCATGGGCGGCCTTGTGGGAAAAACACTTAATTTGTGAAGTGAGTATTAAAAAACAAACTCTTGGAGGCAGAGGCTATATTGATGGAAACGTAATAAGATTACAGAGTAGTAGTAGTGGGTGATGATGCCTTAGGGATtgcgccggagccgccgcagGTAGTGCAGGAGCGAGTGGAGGAGCAGCGGTTGCAGTAGGTCCACTTGGTGGGCAGCCTGCAATGCAAAGGCATATATAGCAACTTGAGAGAAAGAAATTGTAGTGCTACTCTACTACTACTAGGGAGTAGGGAGAAATTGTGAGTAGTACCGTACCCGGAAGTGTATCTGGTGGCCATGTTCTTGGCCGCCTTCCGGGCCCTgctggccgcctcctccggcagCTGCTTGAACACGAACCCTTCCCCTTTGCACCGCGGGCACAGCCCCGTCCCGCCGCACTCCgagcactcctcctcctcctcttcctcttctcgtCGTGCTCCTTCCGCCGCCCTGCCCACTAGCAAGCTGGCTGCGACTCCCACCAACCCCGCGGCGGCCACGCACGCTGCGGCCGTCTCCGGGAGGGCAGCCAGCCGACGGCGTCCTAGTAGTAATGGGTGAGCTGCGGCCAGCGCCGCCGATGGCTTGGGTACttgttggaggaggaggaagcattTGCCTGGAAAAGGAGCAGCTGCCATGCCTCCCATGCCTCTCCACTCTCCACTCCACGCGTTACCAGCattatctctctcctttttattatttCCCCTCACTCACATTTGGGCTTTGGCACCCAGCTGACTGAtcagcttaaaaaaaaagaccgtACGTTACAATAgatgaaggctattttaatatttttaatggtATGTGGTTTAGTTAAGTtaaaattcactgtgagaattcgcttggatatatattttttttagaaaatcatgagttacAATTAGGAGTCTAATCATGTCCAGTtagtatgcgagtttttttaaaaaagatttcttatacaactctttttgtgtttccaaaaaaaataaacttaaaaaccgactcaataCGGATCTATAATttcaaaagcgaatgaacttaaaaatcgacttatacacggatgacgtaccaaaacaccggcaaaaacatcttcaatttttataataactaTAAAAGAAAATGCCTATgagttgcaacgggtgaatgctattttaatcttattattgttatacggtttagctaggatAAAATTCAAtttgggaattcgcttggatattttttttagaaaatcatgagctgcaattaggagtccgactttcatctcaagttagcatgtaaatttttctaaagagatttcttatccaactccttttgtatttccaaaagtaaaCGATCCTAGaatccgactcaaacacggaacTATATTTccaaagcaaacgaacttaaaaaccgagtAAAATCGgttgacgtaccaaaataccggcaaaaacatcttcaatttttataatagtatataataaaagagATTTGGTCCATGATTCTAAAAAAATACggtttcaaacaaaaaaaatacttttctcTCATAACCATTCATGTCACTTTTTTTTCAGGTATTTGGTccatgtttctaaaaaaatacggtttcaaacaaaaaaaatgcttttCTCTCATAACCATTtattttgtctcaaaatataagttcaaattttctcccaaatatAGCGGTTTATTACTTATGACTCTTATCACTGAACAATACCATACTCATTTCAAAAAGATAACCAAGTACTACTATTTTACTCCTCTTCTTAATACTCGTGTTAAAGACTAAAACGTGTTATATGTTGAAATGGAGAAACTGTATTTATTAAACTACTTAATTAGTCCCccgtatatatataatcaagtGGATAATTCATGACAATAATTAACCCTATCATATTTAATTTTCCATAATGACTATCCCTGCAATACTTTTATGGCATGACATGGTCcgataaatatttaatttttacttTTGGCTGGCGACAAGCCGACAAGGCTAATAGCTCTGGTCAAACCATTTGGATCACgtattcaataaaaaaaacatttggatTGCAGGTAGTGATTTAGTAGTACATTTTATTTCTACAAGCAACATTATACAATTAAAAACAAAGAGGTGCAGTTTTCAGTCACTTGAAAAAACGTACGTTTGGATTTCACATTAAAAACTAGATGGGCCATCGACGCTAAGGCTATGAAAGTAATTATAGATCTAATCCTACTATTAAGTGAAGCGCTA from Oryza glaberrima chromosome 6, OglaRS2, whole genome shotgun sequence includes these protein-coding regions:
- the LOC127777103 gene encoding uncharacterized protein LOC127777103, encoding MGGMAAAPFPGKCFLLLQQVPKPSAALAAAHPLLLGRRRLAALPETAAACVAAAGLVGVAASLLVGRAAEGARREEEEEEEECSECGGTGLCPRCKGEGFVFKQLPEEAASRARKAAKNMATRYTSGLPTKWTYCNRCSSTRSCTTCGGSGAIPKASSPTTTTL